One Apteryx mantelli isolate bAptMan1 chromosome 22, bAptMan1.hap1, whole genome shotgun sequence genomic region harbors:
- the PTRH2 gene encoding peptidyl-tRNA hydrolase 2, mitochondrial, with translation MDYLSKPDLLSIIAGVACGVCLGWGIRGRLLKQPKTRMTAAPNELGSKANIMGESGEFKMVLIVRNDLKMGKGKVAAQCSHAAVSAYKQVQRRNPELLKQWEYCGQPKVVLKAPDEETLIQLLADAKQLGLTVSLIQDAGRTQIAPGSQTVLGIGPGPADIIDKVSGHLKLF, from the coding sequence ATGGATTATCTCTCCAAGCCCGATCTCCTCAGTATCATTGCTGGAGTTGCATGTGGAGTGTGCCTGGGATGGGGCATTCGCGGTAGACTCCTAAAACAGCCCAAAACCAGAATGACTGCGGCCCCAAATGAGCTGGGGAGCAAAGCTAACATCATGGGAGAGTCTGGGGAGTTCAAGATGGTGCTGATCGTCCGTAACGATCTGAAGATGGGAAAGGGTAAAGTAGCCGCACAGTGTTCCCATGCTGCTGTTTCTGCCTACAAGCAAGTTCAAAGAAGAAATCCTGAACTCCTTAAGCAGTGGGAGTACTGCGGACAACCTAAGGTGGTGCTCAAGGCTCCTGATGAAGAGACTCTCATCCAGCTCCTTGCTGACGCTAAACAGCTAGGACTGACTGTGAGTTTAATACAAGATGCAGGTCGTACTCAAATAGCGCCAGGCTCCCAGACAGTCCTTGGGATTGGACCAGGACCAGCTGATATAATAGATAAAGTTTCTGGTCATCTAAAACTCTTCTAA